Proteins encoded together in one Kutzneria kofuensis window:
- a CDS encoding aromatase/cyclase, producing the protein MIADTTMWPQYLPPNIHVRRTEFDGVDERLRMWATANGTVKSWTSRRKLDAKARRIEFRQEVSAAPVESMCGTWVVEPLGPDDCRLTLLHDFTVVDDAPEHVAWVEKATDRNSGRELGNLKSLAEKHSELGELMFSFADEVRVDGSADAAYEFLDRAERWPDRLPHVARLDLVEDEPGVQLMSMDTRTADGSTHTTESVRICFPAERRIVYKQTRTPALMDVHTGEWTVRPVDGGAVIRSQHTVILRDAEHRDFVREALSRNSIATMNLAESYA; encoded by the coding sequence CTGATCGCCGACACCACCATGTGGCCGCAGTACCTGCCGCCCAACATCCACGTGCGCCGGACGGAGTTCGACGGCGTGGACGAGCGGCTGCGGATGTGGGCCACCGCCAACGGAACCGTCAAGTCCTGGACCTCACGCCGCAAGCTGGACGCGAAGGCCCGCCGGATCGAGTTCCGCCAGGAGGTGTCCGCCGCGCCGGTCGAGTCGATGTGCGGCACCTGGGTCGTGGAACCCTTGGGGCCCGATGACTGCCGCCTGACCCTGCTGCACGACTTCACCGTCGTCGACGACGCCCCCGAGCACGTCGCCTGGGTGGAGAAGGCCACCGACCGCAACAGCGGCCGCGAGCTGGGAAACCTGAAGTCGTTGGCGGAGAAGCACTCCGAGCTCGGCGAGCTGATGTTCTCGTTCGCCGACGAGGTGCGGGTGGACGGCAGCGCCGACGCCGCGTACGAGTTCCTGGACCGCGCCGAGCGCTGGCCGGACCGGCTGCCGCACGTGGCCCGGCTCGACCTGGTCGAGGACGAGCCGGGTGTGCAGCTGATGTCCATGGACACGCGCACCGCCGACGGCTCCACCCATACGACCGAGTCGGTGCGGATCTGCTTCCCCGCCGAGCGCCGCATCGTCTACAAGCAGACCCGCACGCCCGCGCTGATGGACGTGCACACCGGCGAGTGGACCGTGCGCCCCGTCGACGGCGGCGCGGTCATCCGTTCCCAGCACACCGTGATCCTGCGCGACGCCGAACACCGGGACTTCGTCCGGGAAGCGTTGAGCCGCAACAGCATTGCCACCATGAACCTGGCCGAGTCCTATGCCTGA